The region TCCTTTGTCCCCAATGGATTAACCGCCGACGAATGTACAATCTCAGTCGAATCAACATAACTTTGAAGTTCATTTTGATCAATTTTTGAAGTTAAATCCGATTTATTTAAAACAACAATTCTTTTCATTCCCGATGTTTGCTTTAGTAATTTTCGATCTTCGTCACGTAATTCTACGCTACTGTCAAGAACCAAAATCACCAAATCGGCGACTTCTAATGCTTTTTGACTTCGTTCAACACCAATTTTTTCAACTTTATCATTTGTTTCGTGAATCCCCGCTGTATCAACTAATTTAAGAGGGACGCCTTGAACATTCACATATTCCTCTATTACATCACGGGTCGTTCCAGCAACATCAGTTACAATAGCCTTATCTTCATGTAGTAGAAGGTTTAAAATACTAGATTTTCCAACATTAGGATGTCCAACAATGGCTGTAGCTAAGCCGTCACGCAAAACCTTACCCTGTTTAGCCGTTTTAAGTAATTGCTGAACTTCACTTTTAACTTCAACAGCTTTTTCTTTTAACAATTTAGTTGTCATGGTTTCGACATCATCATATTCTGGATAATCAATATTAACCTCAACTTGAGCTAACACGTCTAGAATATCTTGCCTTAAATTGGCAATTAAATGCGATAAATTCCCATCTAATTGATTTAATGCAACTTTCATCGACTGGTCAGTTTTAGCACGAATTAAATCCATAACAGCCTCGGCCTGGGACAAGTCAATTCTGCCGTTTAGAAAAGCTCTCTCTGTAAATTCGCCTGGTTTTGCTAGTCTAACTCCAAGTCCCAATATCAACTGTAAAATTCGGTTTGTGGCAACAATACCGCCATGACAGTTAATTTCAATTATGTTTTCCTTGGTATACGTTCTAGGAGCTCTCATAACGGACACCATTACCTCATCAACCTCTTCGTCAGAATCAGGATCATAAACGTGACCATAATTAATAGTGTTTCCGGCAACCTTTCGTAGATCCTTCCCACGATATAATTTTGAGGCGGCGTCAATTGCCTTTGAACCGCTTATTCGGATAATTGAAATTCCACCCTCCCCAGGAGGAGTGGAGATCGCTGCAATAGTATCAAATTCCGTTGCAACATTTTGCATAACAGTACTTCCTTTCAATTCAATAAAAAAAGCGCCACTCCACCCAAAAAATAATTCGGGTGGACAAAGCACTTTCACTACTTTATCTATATTCGTTTATTTACCACAACATACTAAAAGGTTCTTCAATAAAAGTCAACGATTTATTCTTGACAGTATTTATATTGAACTTAATTGAAGGTAAAGCTACTTTCTCTTACTCTTGGTAGCCTTACGCTTTGCTTTTTCAATTGCTTTTTTTCGATCACGTTCAGCTTGTATCTTAGCCTCTCGTTCTCGATTAATCTTAAAGGGATTTTGAATTACTAATGTTTGACCCACTTGGAATAAGTTTGTTGTAACCCAATATAGGGAAACGGCTGATGGCACGTTCAGCGCCGTAATGAAAA is a window of Pediococcus claussenii ATCC BAA-344 DNA encoding:
- the mnmE gene encoding tRNA uridine-5-carboxymethylaminomethyl(34) synthesis GTPase MnmE, with product MQNVATEFDTIAAISTPPGEGGISIIRISGSKAIDAASKLYRGKDLRKVAGNTINYGHVYDPDSDEEVDEVMVSVMRAPRTYTKENIIEINCHGGIVATNRILQLILGLGVRLAKPGEFTERAFLNGRIDLSQAEAVMDLIRAKTDQSMKVALNQLDGNLSHLIANLRQDILDVLAQVEVNIDYPEYDDVETMTTKLLKEKAVEVKSEVQQLLKTAKQGKVLRDGLATAIVGHPNVGKSSILNLLLHEDKAIVTDVAGTTRDVIEEYVNVQGVPLKLVDTAGIHETNDKVEKIGVERSQKALEVADLVILVLDSSVELRDEDRKLLKQTSGMKRIVVLNKSDLTSKIDQNELQSYVDSTEIVHSSAVNPLGTKDLEERIAKLFFAGSIENSGNNIMVTNARHIGLLKQSEEALNSVLSGIEMGMPVDLLQIDMTRAWDLLGEITGDSYQDELLDQLFSQFCLGK